The Aeoliella mucimassa genome includes the window GAATTGCCGCGAGAAACATGGCGGCCCGCCGGCACCCTCGAACGAACTGCCGGTGCTGCAGCCAGGGCAGGGGGGGCCGATCACCTTGGCCGCGATGCGCCCAGCAGGAAACTACGCTTACAACATCGAGTTCAGCGACGGGCACGATAGCGGCATCTACATGTTCGAGTTG containing:
- a CDS encoding gamma-butyrobetaine hydroxylase-like domain-containing protein, whose amino-acid sequence is MPATPTKLEKPSDDRLRITWSDGTLREYTVRELREACPCANCREKHGGPPAPSNELPVLQPGQGGPITLAAMRPAGNYAYNIEFSDGHDSGIYMFELLYRLGKPAE